One part of the Lotus japonicus ecotype B-129 chromosome 2, LjGifu_v1.2 genome encodes these proteins:
- the LOC130736159 gene encoding uncharacterized protein LOC130736159: protein MKGESPPPTTSVRKERATAALPKKEEACKRRDEATRKRRACSATTAVTAVQEPEPELEQGSGQGEEDSSGEEEDEGSTEEEEEEEEDEEDGGHTQADQGEEDDDDDIFFLGGPYDNTLLKSFKQHMSLEVWKHYKKPAEVLDRGVLKTYHHGNAMLGNDKKKHKDVLKCFSTYVKRRVVAAGLLPLLTCNLLSVDKTMLAAFVERWKYSEKDPRACKWVTKRGTVDLHAKRLILDDLRDNNVIWTPYDEHRVD, encoded by the exons ATGAAAGGAGAATCCCCCCCCCCCACGACATCGGTACGTAAGGAGCGTGCAACCGCTGCCCTaccaaagaaagaagaagcatgtaaaAGGCGTGACGAGGCAACCCGTAAAAGGCGTGCATGTAGTGCAACGACTGCTGTCACTGCAGTACAGGAGCCTGAGCCTGAACTTGAACAA GGTTCTGGTCAAGGAGAGGAGGATAGTTCTGGTGAAGAAGAGGATGAGGGTTCtactgaggaggaggaggaggaagaggaggatgaagaggatgGCGGGCATACACAAGCAGATCAaggtgaggaagatgatgatgatgacatatTCTTTCTTGGGGGGCCTTATGACAATACCTTGCTGAAGAGCTTCAAGCAACATATGTCACTGGAGGTGTGGAAGCATTACAAGAAACCTGCTGAAGTGCTTGATAGGGGTGTCTTGAAAACCTACCACCATGGGAATGCTATGCTTGGGAATGATAAGAAGAAGCATAAGGATGTGTTAAAATGCTTTTCGACTTATGTAAAGAGAAGGGTTGTGGCTGCTGGTCTATTGCCTTTGTTGACATGCAACCTTCTCTCTGTTGACAAGACCATGCTAGCAGCGTTTGTGGAGAGATG GAAATACAGTGAGAAAGACCCGCGAGCTTGCAAATGGGTCACCAAGAGGGGGACTGTGGACCTGCATGCGAAGAGGCTAATCCTAGATGACCTTAGGGATAACAATGTTATATGGACTCCATATGACGAGCATAGAGTGGATTAG